A stretch of Methanobrevibacter sp. YE315 DNA encodes these proteins:
- a CDS encoding Gfo/Idh/MocA family protein, translated as MKTVNVGVIGVGAMGENHVRVYHKMEEANLVAVSDVSERALKKIEKKYGAKGYTEYSELLENEEIDAVSVCVPTTFHHAVVMEAIKYGKHVLVEKPIAFTLKEAEEMIAAAKEANVLLATGHVERFNPAVQKAKELIDDGVIGDIVSAFAKRVGPLPPRIKDVGVSIDLAIHDLDIMNYLFEEEVTQVYGTMNSSFDDSEFEDHAEIMVSFDNESTGIIEVNWLTPYKRRELELTGTAGIISVDYIKQSIEVYGKFAQDIQIKHEEPLKGELKSFLNAVVNNMEPEITGEDGLKALKMVIAANRSSKEHKPISFEELL; from the coding sequence TTGAAGACTGTTAACGTAGGAGTTATTGGGGTAGGTGCGATGGGTGAAAACCACGTTCGTGTCTATCACAAAATGGAAGAAGCAAATTTAGTTGCTGTAAGCGATGTAAGCGAAAGAGCACTTAAAAAAATTGAGAAAAAATATGGTGCTAAAGGTTATACCGAATACAGTGAATTACTTGAAAATGAAGAAATTGACGCTGTAAGCGTGTGTGTTCCAACTACATTCCACCATGCAGTAGTAATGGAAGCAATAAAATATGGCAAACACGTTTTAGTTGAAAAACCAATAGCATTCACATTGAAAGAAGCTGAAGAAATGATTGCAGCTGCTAAAGAAGCAAATGTTCTTCTTGCAACTGGACATGTTGAAAGATTCAATCCTGCTGTTCAAAAAGCTAAAGAACTTATTGATGATGGAGTAATAGGCGACATTGTATCAGCATTCGCAAAAAGAGTAGGACCTCTCCCACCAAGAATAAAGGATGTTGGTGTTTCAATAGATTTAGCTATTCACGATTTAGATATAATGAATTATTTATTTGAAGAGGAAGTTACACAAGTTTACGGAACAATGAATTCCAGCTTTGATGACAGTGAATTTGAGGACCATGCTGAAATAATGGTTAGTTTTGATAATGAATCTACTGGAATAATTGAAGTGAACTGGTTAACTCCATATAAAAGAAGAGAATTAGAGCTTACAGGTACTGCAGGAATCATTTCTGTAGACTACATCAAGCAGAGCATAGAAGTTTATGGTAAATTTGCTCAAGATATCCAAATTAAACATGAAGAACCTCTCAAAGGTGAATTAAAATCCTTCCTAAATGCAGTAGTTAATAATATGGAACCAGAAATTACTGGTGAAGATGGACTTAAAGCTCTTAAAATGGTTATTGCTGCAAATAGATCATCCAAAGAACATAAACCAATTAGTTTTGAAGAATTATTATAA
- a CDS encoding CDP-glycerol glycerophosphotransferase family protein yields MDFKFSVVMAAYNSENEIGEALDSIINQSLDFKDNIQIIVVNDASQDATSDVVQIYQEKYPQNIILINNETNQGAAGSRNIGLSKVQGEYVNFLDSDDTLSKNTFKTLYDFLTEHDDVDIASIPIYFFGDKSGGHVLNYKYEETQVIDLLENPDYIQLSGASSFFRASKIKNHKFDDILEISEDPLFINQILLKNPKLGVISGCKYNYRKNNVKTSLVSSSIYRKSYFTSRMDNYFLRIIKDSLELYDEVPKFIQHLVAYDMYWMFNIKSIDDLLSEEEFNILFDKLIEILSYVDDDVIYNMRFGLDLLKTHMLMVKHYKWDYLNKNFSNFVIGDSLRDEILEHFALNQIRIDFFEFRSENEIYISGIYKTFFHTETDIFAVLDDKEEIPVSEVEFPQRDSVSLNRTYAHNHSFEVTIPVANRISFKTNETDLTIGFNRTSRISHISRYKLSKDYLAIDCEDHIQVINKTTGAVLKNEFATLKSMWNHKWRGWRTAIPLRILYFLAYPFFKNKRIWIFGDLPRSADDNGLKLFKYVIDNDDSDVKKYFVVQKTDEEYNYLSDFGKIKRLLGFGKAVPEYEKVEKIGPVIPYASLKHRLYSLYAELIITSHPDNFIIYPFWGNFTHLAGFVRSKTVFLQHGVTLHDVSHWLNRFDKHLEMLVTVSRKERESFFNGNYGYSEDVVKLCGFPRFDYLERLEDKKEIVIMPTWRRKYNAVSESEFMESELFENFNSLLNDESLINFLDSKGYKLAFKPHPNLKKFIDTFTKHPLVEFTDKSYADIFNHSSMLITDFSSVAFDFAYLKKPLIYYHYDIDEFHFDLDKAYFKYDTMGFGPITVTPDELKSKIMDLVNKDCEMDDLYKARVDDFFEYTDRNNCKRTLDEIKKIDNYY; encoded by the coding sequence TTGGATTTCAAATTTTCTGTTGTGATGGCAGCATATAACTCTGAAAATGAAATTGGTGAAGCTTTAGATTCAATTATAAATCAGAGTTTGGATTTTAAAGATAATATCCAAATCATTGTTGTAAATGATGCAAGTCAAGATGCAACAAGTGATGTTGTGCAAATCTATCAAGAAAAATACCCTCAAAATATAATTTTAATCAATAATGAGACTAATCAAGGAGCTGCAGGTTCTAGGAATATTGGTTTATCCAAAGTTCAAGGGGAATACGTTAATTTTTTAGATAGTGATGATACCCTCTCAAAAAATACATTTAAAACATTATACGATTTTCTAACAGAGCATGATGATGTCGATATTGCATCCATTCCTATCTACTTTTTCGGTGATAAGAGTGGAGGGCATGTTTTAAATTATAAATATGAAGAAACTCAGGTTATAGACTTATTGGAAAATCCGGATTATATTCAGCTTTCCGGTGCTTCATCTTTCTTTAGGGCATCGAAAATTAAAAATCATAAATTTGATGATATTTTAGAAATTTCTGAAGATCCATTATTTATTAATCAAATCCTTCTAAAAAATCCTAAATTGGGCGTTATATCTGGTTGTAAGTATAACTATAGGAAAAACAATGTTAAAACTTCTCTTGTTTCATCTTCTATTTACAGAAAGTCGTATTTTACTTCAAGAATGGATAACTATTTTTTAAGAATCATTAAGGATTCATTGGAACTTTATGATGAAGTTCCTAAGTTCATTCAACATTTGGTTGCTTATGATATGTATTGGATGTTCAATATTAAGTCTATTGATGATTTGTTAAGCGAAGAAGAGTTCAATATACTATTCGATAAATTAATTGAAATTTTATCCTATGTTGATGATGATGTTATTTATAATATGAGATTTGGTCTTGATTTACTTAAAACACACATGTTGATGGTTAAGCATTATAAATGGGATTATCTGAATAAGAATTTCTCCAATTTTGTCATAGGGGACTCTTTACGTGATGAAATTTTGGAACATTTCGCCTTAAATCAAATCAGAATAGACTTCTTTGAGTTTAGAAGTGAAAATGAGATATATATTTCAGGAATCTACAAAACATTTTTCCATACTGAAACTGATATTTTCGCTGTTTTAGATGATAAAGAAGAGATTCCTGTTTCTGAAGTTGAATTCCCTCAAAGAGATTCAGTTTCTCTTAATAGAACTTATGCTCATAATCATAGTTTTGAAGTTACAATCCCTGTTGCAAATAGAATATCTTTCAAAACAAATGAAACAGATTTAACTATAGGTTTTAATCGTACTTCTAGAATTTCACATATTTCAAGATATAAATTATCAAAAGATTATTTGGCTATAGACTGTGAAGACCATATTCAAGTAATCAATAAAACAACAGGAGCTGTTTTAAAAAATGAATTTGCTACCTTAAAATCAATGTGGAACCATAAATGGAGAGGGTGGAGAACCGCAATTCCATTAAGGATATTATACTTTTTAGCATATCCTTTTTTTAAAAATAAGAGGATTTGGATTTTCGGTGACTTGCCTAGAAGTGCAGATGACAACGGACTGAAATTATTTAAGTATGTCATAGATAATGATGATTCGGATGTTAAAAAGTATTTTGTTGTTCAAAAAACAGATGAGGAATATAATTACTTATCTGATTTTGGCAAAATTAAAAGATTGCTAGGATTTGGAAAAGCAGTGCCGGAATATGAAAAAGTTGAAAAGATAGGGCCGGTTATTCCTTATGCATCTTTAAAACACAGATTGTATTCATTATATGCGGAGCTGATTATCACTTCACATCCAGATAATTTTATTATTTATCCATTTTGGGGTAATTTCACACATTTGGCAGGTTTTGTTAGATCAAAAACCGTATTTTTACAGCATGGTGTAACTTTGCATGATGTTTCCCATTGGCTTAATAGGTTTGATAAACATTTAGAAATGTTGGTAACTGTTTCTAGAAAAGAGCGAGAATCATTTTTCAATGGAAATTACGGTTATTCTGAAGATGTTGTTAAACTATGCGGGTTCCCAAGATTTGATTATTTGGAGAGATTGGAAGATAAAAAAGAAATTGTAATCATGCCTACCTGGAGGCGTAAGTATAATGCAGTTTCCGAAAGCGAATTTATGGAGTCCGAACTCTTTGAAAACTTCAACAGCCTTTTAAATGATGAAAGCTTAATCAATTTCCTGGATTCAAAAGGTTATAAATTGGCATTTAAACCTCATCCAAATTTAAAAAAATTCATTGATACCTTTACAAAGCATCCTTTGGTAGAATTCACTGATAAGTCATATGCAGATATCTTTAATCATTCTTCAATGTTAATCACTGATTTTTCATCAGTAGCATTTGATTTTGCTTATCTTAAAAAGCCTTTGATTTATTATCACTATGATATAGATGAGTTTCATTTTGATCTTGACAAGGCATATTTCAAATATGATACTATGGGCTTTGGACCAATAACAGTTACTCCCGATGAATTGAAAAGCAAAATAATGGATTTGGTCAATAAAGATTGTGAAATGGACGATTTGTATAAAGCTCGCGTTGATGACTTTTTCGAATATACTGACAGAAATAACTGTAAACGTACATTGGATGAAATTAAGAAAATTGATAATTATTACTAA
- a CDS encoding nitroreductase family protein — MTLIDLMLKRRSTRKFSDEPVTKDELDNILQAALLAPTSMNRKPCNFMVVERKETLKELSKCKNHGADLIDGADKAIVVIADTLIADTWIEDSSIALTYMHLMATELDLGSCWVQVHLRDKDGENSEEVVRDILKIDSHYRIVGILAIGHSENIPQPHSLAELDKSKIHFLV; from the coding sequence ATGACATTAATAGATTTAATGCTTAAAAGAAGAAGCACTAGAAAATTTAGTGATGAACCGGTAACTAAAGATGAATTGGATAATATATTGCAGGCTGCTCTTCTTGCACCAACCAGTATGAATAGAAAACCTTGCAATTTCATGGTTGTTGAAAGGAAAGAAACCTTAAAGGAATTGTCAAAATGTAAAAATCATGGTGCTGATTTAATTGATGGTGCCGATAAGGCCATTGTTGTTATTGCGGATACTCTAATTGCGGATACTTGGATTGAAGACTCTTCAATTGCATTGACATATATGCATTTGATGGCAACTGAACTTGATTTGGGCAGTTGTTGGGTTCAAGTTCATTTAAGGGATAAGGATGGTGAAAATTCTGAAGAGGTTGTTAGGGATATCTTAAAAATAGATTCACATTATAGGATTGTTGGTATTTTGGCAATCGGTCATTCAGAAAATATTCCACAGCCTCATTCATTAGCCGAATTGGACAAGTCCAAAATTCATTTTTTAGTTTAG
- a CDS encoding SGNH/GDSL hydrolase family protein codes for MEYLTSIHDKLEKINEDSIDYIDIFEHPEYIYGTINFASSRTDFSKFPIKTHMEIKKFGNSAIKEMADFHNSASGTRLRFKTNSNWLTFKIQLRRKWGYKKLVNWNAMGFDIYEVSDDGKYNHVGVFGPNDGENIFVERIRAPKSGQVCVFLPNYNTIEEFFLGIDENSSIEPFDYPDEKRLPVVFYGNSVTQGAAASRSSNSFPNVVSKRLNRDIINLSISSACRGNENVADTIGKINCHSIVIDYTRNASSLKEFKEMYEPFYKRIRSHHPDKRIVLMTSTSFNKKKLYFALDKHVCEVYEKAVERGENTKLLYQTELFDEEDYDCVSVDESHYIDWSMYRIADKICELID; via the coding sequence ATGGAATATTTAACATCAATTCATGATAAATTAGAAAAAATTAATGAGGATTCTATTGATTATATTGATATCTTCGAGCACCCGGAATATATTTATGGAACTATTAATTTTGCTTCATCAAGAACAGATTTTTCAAAATTTCCAATTAAAACACATATGGAAATTAAAAAATTTGGTAATTCAGCCATTAAAGAGATGGCCGATTTCCATAATAGTGCTTCAGGGACTAGGTTACGTTTTAAGACAAATTCTAATTGGTTAACTTTTAAAATTCAGTTGCGTAGGAAATGGGGATATAAAAAGTTAGTTAATTGGAATGCAATGGGTTTTGATATTTATGAAGTAAGTGATGATGGGAAGTATAATCATGTTGGAGTGTTTGGTCCTAACGATGGGGAAAATATTTTTGTAGAAAGAATTAGAGCTCCAAAAAGCGGTCAAGTTTGTGTCTTTTTACCAAATTATAATACTATCGAAGAATTTTTCTTAGGAATAGATGAAAATTCTTCTATAGAACCTTTTGATTATCCTGATGAAAAAAGATTACCCGTAGTATTTTATGGAAATTCTGTAACTCAAGGTGCAGCAGCATCCAGAAGTTCGAATTCATTTCCAAATGTTGTAAGTAAAAGGTTAAATAGGGATATAATTAATTTGTCTATCTCTTCAGCTTGTCGAGGAAATGAAAATGTTGCAGACACAATTGGGAAAATTAATTGTCATAGTATTGTAATTGATTATACCAGAAACGCAAGTAGTTTGAAAGAATTTAAAGAAATGTATGAACCATTTTATAAAAGAATTCGTAGTCATCATCCGGATAAAAGAATTGTGCTCATGACTTCAACATCATTTAATAAGAAAAAACTTTATTTTGCTTTGGATAAGCATGTTTGTGAAGTTTATGAAAAAGCAGTTGAACGCGGTGAAAATACTAAGTTGTTATATCAGACTGAATTATTCGATGAAGAAGATTATGACTGCGTATCAGTAGATGAATCTCATTATATTGATTGGTCAATGTATAGAATTGCTGATAAAATTTGTGAACTTATTGATTAA
- a CDS encoding orotate phosphoribosyltransferase-like protein has product MKEKLIAKAQELRQHGFTTGEIADELNVSMDTARWLTLQKATEEKIDAPVDFAINWKSIGGNSTRLSYVSGALSDMALSHGDADTVVGIAVSGVPFATVMADFMEDMTGLDTSLAIFHPNKHRKDNDETDDEGTISTNFGTVEGKKVVIVDDVITSGKTVKEVIHTVKDLGGEPTCVTVLIDKAGLSEIEGVPVESLIKVSRL; this is encoded by the coding sequence GTGAAAGAAAAATTAATCGCAAAAGCACAAGAATTAAGACAACACGGATTCACAACTGGTGAAATCGCTGATGAACTTAATGTGAGTATGGATACTGCTAGATGGTTAACACTCCAAAAAGCAACTGAAGAAAAAATTGACGCCCCAGTTGACTTTGCAATTAATTGGAAAAGTATTGGTGGAAATTCCACTCGTTTAAGTTATGTTTCAGGTGCATTAAGTGATATGGCATTATCACATGGAGATGCAGATACTGTTGTTGGTATCGCTGTTAGCGGCGTTCCATTTGCAACCGTTATGGCCGACTTTATGGAAGACATGACTGGACTTGACACATCTTTAGCTATATTCCACCCAAATAAACACAGAAAAGACAATGACGAAACAGATGACGAAGGTACAATCAGTACTAACTTCGGAACTGTTGAAGGCAAAAAAGTTGTCATAGTTGATGATGTTATCACCAGTGGAAAAACCGTGAAAGAAGTAATTCATACAGTTAAAGACCTGGGCGGAGAACCAACCTGTGTTACTGTATTAATCGATAAAGCAGGACTCTCTGAAATTGAAGGAGTGCCTGTCGAATCTTTAATCAAAGTTAGTAGATTATAA
- a CDS encoding phosphatase PAP2 family protein: protein MIAAYYLNFKKYIIIMNLNYQFFYLINNNLQNPLFDFIMPHLTNIGGFAGLLVLCIIAIILTKYYKKEKYLKIAKLCLYSLILSGIITLCLKLAIVEQRPFLTLSNVHQLVTPTEPNSFPSGHASSTLSVATVLIYEFRKNKLIVAGLVIFSILIAFSRVYCGVHYPLDVLTGMMVGILSGVVILKLKV, encoded by the coding sequence GTGATAGCAGCATACTATTTAAATTTCAAAAAATATATTATAATTATGAATTTAAACTATCAATTTTTTTATTTGATAAACAATAATTTACAAAATCCGTTATTTGATTTTATAATGCCTCATCTTACCAATATCGGAGGATTTGCTGGCCTATTGGTATTATGTATCATTGCAATAATATTAACCAAATATTATAAAAAAGAAAAATACTTAAAAATAGCAAAATTATGTTTATATTCCCTCATATTATCTGGAATTATTACATTATGTTTAAAATTAGCAATTGTTGAACAAAGACCTTTTTTAACATTAAGCAATGTTCATCAACTCGTTACACCAACAGAACCAAATTCATTTCCTTCAGGCCATGCATCATCAACATTAAGCGTTGCCACAGTTTTGATTTATGAATTCCGGAAAAATAAATTGATAGTTGCAGGTTTAGTTATTTTTAGTATATTAATTGCATTTTCAAGAGTATACTGTGGTGTTCATTACCCATTAGATGTATTGACTGGAATGATGGTGGGTATTTTAAGTGGTGTTGTCATTTTGAAATTAAAAGTATAA